The DNA window GACAGCGTTAGCGTCCCGCCAGGCCTCGTCCTGCGCATGTGCGACGTCGACTGCGGCAGTGAAACCGTCGGCCTAGTTCGCCGGATCCTCAACTGGCGCAGCGAAAAGGCAGACGAGTCATCCGCCCTCTGGAACGACCTCCAGTCCAGAAACGAAGAgctcgccgccatcctcaaggccggcgaCGTCGACCGCCTGCCCGCCCAGCTCATCCAGGTCCGCGACCGCTTCCGCAAAATGGGCCACCTGGCCGACGTGCCCCTCGAGCCCGACACCCAGACCGTCCTGCTCGATGCCCTCACcgccgtcgacggcgtctACGGCGGCGTCGTGCCCGGCGCGGGCGGCTTCGACGCGCTGGCCCTGCTGATGCGAGACGACGCCGAGACGCAGCGTCGCGTGGAAGAGTTCCTGGCCGAATGGAGTCGCGAAAAAGGTGCCAAGGTAAAGCTTCTGGTGGTCAAGGGGGAAATGGAGGGCGTGCGCCAGGAGAGCTTGGACGTGTATGACGGGTGGCTATAGCTTTTCACAATTGCAAATCATATCATCAAAGCTTcgtcgtctcttttttttaccgAGATGAGGACGGGAAGGGAAGAACATTAAAAAGAAGCACATAATCTTAGTATTTAGACCCAGGGACCCATAgctcccttttctttgtattCAATGCGGATCTCTCATAGAAATGAAAGACTTTGGacaggaaaggaaaaaaaaagatgatatCCGTTAATATGAACTTTTCGCATCTACTACTCTATATAGGTAGAATTCCAGAAAGAGCACAAGTGCGTATGGTCTTTGTCATGCTCCAATGGCCAACGTTTCGTTACGCGATAGTTAGTACCCGCACGCGACACAAAGCTGAGCGAAATGACACCAACACAAAGAGAAGCACTTCATTCAGAGTAAATGCCAAAAGTGAGCTCGGATCACTTGTGTtgtataaaattattaacCCTTTCATCTTTCCTGCATTAAATCCGCGTCGAATTAACCGTGGCATTTCGCCATTCCCACGCTCCCCCTCTCTTTCCATCCATCATTACCAAATTGTGTCCCGTTTCCCATTTTTGTCCTTGCTGCTGTAAACAAACCGTCATTGTTGTGATAtctatttttctttgcaGCTTACCCGCTGCCCTGTCCAATCTATCCTCAAAAAAATAACCATATGAGATGCCTGTTCAATCCAAAAGCCCAAAATCCACGCTTAGCCAATCTGTTTTAATCCTGATTCTTCTGTCCacagagaaaaggaaatcgACGtaggaaaggaaaaaaaaaaagaaaagaaaagaaaagaaacgaataaaaaaaaagaaagaataaagcAATTCGGTCCAAGAGTAAATAATGATAGAGGTAGTGATAATAGTATCCGTAATGTCCTCAATCAGGGATATAATATTGATGTTCTGGTTCGTGAGATTTGCATCCAGTCATTGAGTCAGTTGGACTGTTGGTGAACAGAGACAATCGAATAAGGCGAAGGGCTCCGATAAGGAGATCGTGAACGAATTGGCCGAGGTAAGCTTGATGACGGGTCGGAAAACATGGAGTCTTCTGCAATACCGATTTGACTAGCGGCAGCCTTTTCTCGAAAAAGACAGAGCCTACAAGAAAACATTGATTAGTATCATCGACTGGGGGCTGATCAATCTCTCGAAATGTCTTGGGGTGCCTCACTCTTCTTGTGAAATGCCGGGCAGTAAAACTGACTCTTTCTTAAAACCAAATGGCTTAGACTGGAGAACAAGGTTAGCCAAGAGCTCAATCAGTAATGAAACATTTACCACATGGACGTACAATTTCTAGCCCACGTTTCTGCTTCCGTCTGCCATGACGCAGAGCTGCTTGCATACGCTCATATAGCGTCCTGACGTTGCTCTTAAGACGCATCTCGGAAGC is part of the Trichoderma atroviride chromosome 1, complete sequence genome and encodes:
- a CDS encoding uncharacterized protein (EggNog:ENOG41); translation: MAHMLRKASLVNLETESISGCSNTTGAASEMRLKSNVRTLYERMQAALRHGRRKQKRGLEISKPFGFKKESVLLPGISQEELCLFREKAAASQIGIAEDSMFSDPSSSLPRPIRSRSPYRSPSPYSIVSVHQQSN